In Enoplosus armatus isolate fEnoArm2 chromosome 2, fEnoArm2.hap1, whole genome shotgun sequence, one DNA window encodes the following:
- the LOC139298921 gene encoding rho GDP-dissociation inhibitor 1-like has translation MAEDEVTPEQLAAIAAENEEPEPVNYKPPAQKSVKEIQDLDKDDESLRKYKEALLGPGVSEADPAVANVQVTRMSLICETAPNPLVLDLQGDLEAFKKQAFVLKEGVEYKIKISFKVNREIVSGLKYVQQTYRKGMKIDKSDYMVGSYGPRPAEYDFLTTMEEAPKGVLARGNYVIKSRFTDDDKHDHLSWEWNLNIKKDWKD, from the exons ATGGCTGAGGATGAGGTGACTCCGGAGCAGCTAGCAGCCATTGCTGCTGAAAACGAGGAGCCAGAGCCAGTGAACTACAAGCCGCCAGCCCAGAAGTCGGTTAAAGAGATCCAAGACTTGGATAAGGATGACGAGAGCCTACGCAAATATAAGGAAGCCCTGCTTGGCCCTGGGGTCTCCGAGGCTG ATCCCGCTGTTGCCAATGTCCAAGTGACCCGGATGTCTCTGATCTGTGAAACTGCCCCAAACCCCCTGGTCCTGGACCTACAAG GAGACCTGGAAGCCTTTAAGAAGCAGGCCTTTGTTCTGAAGGAGGGAGTCGAATACAAAATAAAGATCAGCTTTAAG GTGAACCGGGAGATCGTTTCGGGTCTGAAGTATGTGCAGCAGACGTACAGGAAAGGAATGAAGA TCGATAAGTCAGACTACATGGTGGGCAGCTACGGGCCTCGTCCTGCTGAATATGACTTCCTGACTACGATGGAGGAGGCTCCTAAAGGCGTGCTGGCCCGTGGCAACTACGTCATCAAATCCAGGTTTACTGACGACGACAAGCACGACCACCTGTCCTGGGAGTGGAACCTGAACATCAAGAAAGACTGGAAAGACTAA
- the LOC139297495 gene encoding aly/REF export factor 2-like, translating into MADKMNMSLDDIIKLNKKGGSGRGGGSSRSGGSSGRAGGSSRPARSRQNNFNRERNNRSTPYTRPRELPDKWQHDMFEEHAGGRRGPSAGAESNGKLLVSNLDFGVSDSDIKELFAEFGELKKASVHYDRSGRSKGTADVHFDNKADALKAMKHYNGVPLDGRPMKVQQVTSEADTQDRQSTQGSNRGFDRSRLGQPKFERSERFERSERGERRQGGGSGGFRGRGRGRGSGNRPQLSAEELDAQLDAYNAKMDTS; encoded by the exons ATGGCTGACAAGATGAACATGTCTCTGGACGACATCATCAAGCTGAATAAGAAAGGAGGCAGCGGCCGCGGAGGAGGATCGTCCCGGTCGGGTGGAAGTTCAGGTCGGGCCGGTGGGTCGTCCAGGCCGGCGCGGAGTCGACAGAACAACTTCAATCGTGAGAGAAACAACAGATCCACGCCGTACACCAGG CCCAGAGAGTTACCAGACAAGTGGCAGCATGACATGTTCGAGGAGCACGCCGGTGGTCGCAGAGGACCAAGTGCAGGAGCAGAAAGTAACGGCAAGCTGCTGGTTTCCAATCTTGACTTTGGCGTCTCTGACTCGGATATCAAG GAGTTGTTTGCGGAGTTCGGGGAATTAAAGAAGGCATCTGTACACTACGACCGGTCTGGTCGCAGTAAAGGAACCGCAGATGTCCACTTTGACAATAAGGCCGATGCACTCAAAGCCATGAAGCACTATAACGGTGTCCCACTTGATG GCCGCCCCATGAAAGTCCAGCAAGTGACCTCAGAGGCTGACACACAGGATAGACAATCCACACAAGG gtcaAACCGAGGCTTTGACCGGAGCAGACTTGGACAGCCCAAGTTCGAAAGGAGCGAACGGTTCGAAAGGAGTGAGAGGGGTGAAAGGAGGCAAGGTGGCGGCAGTGGAGGCTTCAGAGGGcggggaagaggaagagggagtggTAACAGGCCCCAGCTTTCTGCCGAGGAGCTGGATGCCCAGCTGGATGCTTACAATGCCAAG atgGACACCAGTTAG
- the LOC139303256 gene encoding excitatory amino acid transporter 3-like gives MKAAEEGGCVRLRTCWESMLRNKFLASSLAAVVLGIALGFILKLYVPMSEHDQLYIGFPGEILMRMLRVVGVPLIVTSVMTGVSVLNVSASRRIAGRAAAYFVSTTVLSVTTGLILVLLIKPGVAYAVVTGEVDVEESFSGIDVLLDLIRNMVPQNLIEACFRQCKTQRVLFEADEQNYSLQANATDVQLVLQHVEGANLLGLIASSFVIGVILNKMGEKGEVLVEVLTALNKVIKSAVKLMLGYMPIGLLFMIASHVTEVHDWETTFKLGKFMVVVVLGLIIHGTITLPLIYVLCVRRNPWPVIKGVFPALLTALVISSSSATLPVTFQCCEERLKITNGITRFMLPIGTNINMDGTALYEVVAAVFIAQLNHIHLDLSQLITLSVTSAVSSIGAAGIPAAGAVTTLFVLSAIGLPAREAAILVVVEWLLDRCNTVVNVMGDCIGVALVHQVSKKELEETEEPGQEMTRMHDSDAEGLAPDEIQVHISSQDSDDTLYTPQNTQDSDAEEHSRGQ, from the exons ATGAAGGCGGCTGAGGAGGGCGGCTGTGTCCGCTTGAGGACATGCTGGGAGTCCATGCTGCGGAACAAGTTTCTGGCTTCAAGCCTGGCAGCTGTTGTCCTGG GTATCGCCCTGGGCTTTATTCTCAAGCTTTATGTCCCCATGTCCGAACACGACCAACTCTACATCGGCTTCCCGGGGGAAATACTGATGCGGATGCTTCGTGTGGTTGGCGTTCCCCTCATCGTTACGAGTGTGATGACAG gTGTTTCTGTTCTAAACGTCTCAGCTTCCAGAAGAATCGCTGGACGTGCAGCAGCATACTTTGTCTCAACCACTGTTCTGTCTGTGACTACAG GCTTGATATTGGTGCTGTTGATCAAGCCAGGGGTGGCTTACGCTGTTGTAACGGGTGAGGTGGATGTCGAGGAGTCCTTCTCCGGCATCGATGTCCTGTTGGATCTCATAAG AAACATGGTCCCACAAAACCTGATTGAGGCTTGCTTCCGAcag TGCAAGACCCAGAGGGTGCTGTTTGAAGCAGATGAGCAGAATTATAGCCTGCAAGCC AATGCGACAGACGTGCAACTGGTGCTGCAACACGTGGAAGGAGCCAACTTATTGGGGCTGATTGCCTCTTCCTTTGTTATTGGCGTGATCCTTAACAAAAtgggagaaaagggggaagtCCTGGTGGAGGTCCTCACTGCCCTCAACAAGGTCATAAAAAGTGCGGTCAAACTGATGCTGGG CTACATGCCAATTGGACTGCTGTTCATGATTGCAAGCCATGTCACCGAGGTTCACGACTGGGAAACTACCTTCAAACTCGGAAAGTTCATGGTGGTGGTTGTTCTCGG GCTTATAATCCATGGAACAATAACTCTACCGCTGAtctatgtgctgtgtgtgagacgTAACCCCTGGCCTGTTATCAAGGGGGTTTTCCCGGCCTTACTGACCGCACTGGTCATCTCGTCCAG CTCTGCCACACTACCGGTCACGTTCCAATGCTGCGAGGAGCGACTCAAGATCACCAACGGAATCACCCGCTTCATGCTGCCCATCGGGACCAACATCAACATGGACGGAACTGCCCTTTACGAAGTGGTCGCTGCAGTTTTCATCGCCCAACTCAACCACATCCATCTGGACTTGAGCCAGTTAATTACCCTTTC CGTGACGTCAGCGGTGTCCAGCATAGGAGCAGCAGGGATCCCAGCTGCAGGCGCCGTGACcactctgtttgttttgtcggCGATCGGTTTGCCAGCGAGGGAAGCCGCCATTCTGGTGGTCGTAGAATGGCTCCT GGACCGCTGCAACACTGTCGTCAACGTCATGGGAGACTGCATTGGCGTGGCACTCGTTCACCAAGTGTCGAAAAAAGAACTGGAAGAGACGGAGGAGCCgggacaggaaatgacaag GATGCATGACAGTGATGCAGAGGGCCTCGCCCCAGATGAGATCCAGGTCCACATCAGCAGCCAGGACTCTGATGACACCCTCTACACCCCGCAAAACACTCAAGACAGTGATGCAGAGGAGCACTCTCGGGGCCAGTGA